TGTCCTCAGCATAACAGAGCCGGATACGATGGCAGACGAAGCGGCCAGCATGATCGAGGAAGGATTTAAATCCTTTAAAATGAAGGTTGGAACCGATATCGACCAGGATATTGAACGAATACGGAAGGTCAGGGAACGTGTCGGGTGGGACGTGCCGATCCGGGTGGACGTAAACCAGGGCTGGAAGAACAGCAGTCAGACGCTGAAGGCACTTAGGCATCTTCAAGAGTTGAACATCGATTGGCTGGAGCAGCCCGTCTTGGCAGATGATATAGATGGGATGGTCCGGATCAAAGCGAGGACGGATATCCCCCTCATGATTGATGAAGGGTTGAAAGGCTTACGTGACATGCGTGAGATCATCCAGAAGCAGGCAGCGGATAAAGTGAATATCAAATTGATGAAAAGCGGAGGGATCTACCCGGCAGTCAAACTCGCCCACATGGCTGAGATGGCCGGGATGGAATGCCAGGTCGGTTCAATGGTCGAATCTTCCATCGCGTCAGCAGCCGGATTCCATGTGGCTTTTTCCAAAAAGGTCATCACTAGTGTAGAATTGACGGGACCGATTAAGTTTTCAAAGGACATTGGAGACCTGCATTATGACGTTCCATTTATCCGACTATCGGATAAAGCGGGCCTCGGTGTTACAGTAGATAAAGCTATTTTGGAAGAGTTGACTGAGTTTAAGAGTATCGTAGAGTAAGGAGCATGGAATCATGGATTATCTATTCGAAGGGTTTCTTGAAAATAAAAATGAATCATACATCGTCCGTTTGTTAAGTAAAGAGGATATGAGTCAAATACAGCAGCTGCAGGAACTTGTGGTGGATACGTTGACGGAAAAAAAGAACCTGCAACCCCTGACGTATGAGGAATTGGATTATATTCTAACCGGAAACGGGCTGATGATCGGAGCCTTTACAGAGACGGGATTAATCGCATTCAGAGCATTATTGATCCCGCCTATTGACGAAGAGCATCTGGGGCTGGATGTAGGATTGGGTGCAGAAGAACTGCCACGGGTCATCTACCAGGAAATTTCGAACGTCCACCCGGATTACAGAGGCAACCGGCTTCAGCAAACACTGGCTCATTTGATCATGCAGGAGATGGGGGAGCTGGAACAAAAGTTCACCTATGTGGCGTGCACCGTCGCGCCCTTTAATATTCCCAGTTTAAAAGATAAGTTCAAGCAGGGAATGGAGATTGCTGCTCTTAAGATCAAGTACGTTGATCAATTGCGCTATGTTTTCATCAAGCGCCTTGAGGGAGATGGCGGAGGAGAAGAAATTTCCGAGATTGCCAGAGTTCCGATGGGGGATGTCGAGGGCCAGCAGGCGTTATTGGATGAGGGCTGGCGAGGGATTTCGATGGAGGAAGATGATGGTGGGTATCGGGTGTTGTATGTGAGAAGGCAGTTGAAGGGATAAAGCTCCTTCTTTTAAAATAGCGGAATTGCAGTGAAAGGCAGATGAATTCATCCTTCATTTTGAGTGTCCCCTGATTAATAAACGGACTTTTTCCGGTTATCATGCAAAATAGGGGTAGTCTTAGGGGAAATAAGCGGAATTTCTCCGTTTAAGGCAAGTCAAAGTGGCCCATCTTAAAGCTTTTTGAGTAAATAGGCGGAATATTTCCGTCTATTACTCGATATTTCGTGCAGAATTCCTCAATAAGCGGAATATGTCCGCTTATGAAAGTGTGTTGTTTTATGGATATATAGAAGTCGCAAGAAAATGCTTGGAGCATCTGTCGCCAAGCATTTTTATTTTCTTTATGAAGTCTTCACATGCTCATTGGACAGCATACCTGATGGAACTTCCTTGAACAATTTAGGCTTTGTCTTCAATACCGAAAACAACACACACCCTGCCAAAACAATCGCACTTCCTACAGCTTGAAGCCCATTCATCTTCTCACCCAAAAAGACAAACGCCAACAAAGCCGTGAAAACAGGGTTAAAGTTCAAGAACAACCCCGACGTACTTGGCCCTAGCTTATTCACCCCGACATTCCAAAGCACCATGCAGACAACCGTGGAAATCACGCCGGTATACAGGATCGACTGCACAAATGATGCATCGACATTGGTCACACGGAAATCATGAAGATTGAAAGGCAGCAGTATAAGAAGTCCGAAAATCCCTGAATAAAGTATCGACATCATGGGCGTAACACTCTTCATCGCCCACTTGCTGCAAACGGAATAAAAGCCCCACATCACCACCGCAGCCAGCATATACAGGTCCCCTTCATTGAACTCTAAGGAAAAGACCATTTCCAGGTTTCCTTTGGACAGGACAAGCAACACGCCAAAGAGTGACAAGAACATGGATGACAGTTGAAAGGCGTTCACCTTTTCCTTCAGAAAAACAAACGAAATTCCGGCAATCGAAAACATATTTAACGTGGAAATCAGGCCAACATTCGTGGCAGAGGTCTTTTCCAATGCCATGAATTGCAGCGCCTGAAAGAGGGCGACCCCTGTCAGCCCCATTAAACATAATGGCAGTATCGATCGTAGTGGTGGGACGAGCTTTTTTTCCTTCCACCAGACAATCGGAAACAGGCAGACAATGGCGATTGCCCATCTTAATATCGTCAACGTTCCCGGGGATGCATGCTCCACGAGCGTTTTCCCCACGATGAAATTGCCTCCCCAGAGAAGGCTGGTCAGTAACAATAGATAATGATATTTCACGTCATTTTAGCCCCTTTTCACAGAGCCACTGTGCACAATGACATTTACTATAAGAATAATTTTAACATTTAATCAGATTTACAGAAGAACATATTGTATAATGAGGATTAATCGAAATAATTGAAAGTATGATAGAATATAAGGTTATAAAAATTCATTTTTATATCGTTTTATCAGGGGGTTTTTGGAACAATTGAAAAGGGTGGTTGAATCATGGAATCAGTGGTAAGCAGGGTATTGGACCAAATGGATCTCAAGCTTTTGGATTTGCTGCAGAAGGACGGGCAGCTGAGCAATCTTGAATTATCGAAGCGGGTCAATTTATCGGCACCGGCCGTTCACGCACGAATCAAGCGTTTGGAAACAGAAGGGTATATCAAGAAACAGGTAGCGATTCTGAACCATGAAAAACTGGGATTTGATCTACTATGCTTCGTGTTTATGAGTACGAATGAACACCGCACCGAAAAATTGGAAGCAGTGGAAAGGACATTGGAATCAATGGAGGAAGTCCTGGAATGTCATTGCTTGACCGGGGAATATGATTATCTTCTAAAAGTCGCCTGCAAGGATCGAAAGGGGCTGGAGCTCTTTATTAGAAGGTTGAATGAGATGGGGATCACGAAGATACAAACGAGCTTGGCGTTGAGGGAGATTAAGGATTCGACGGTGCTACCGATAGTGGAGGATTAAGTGGGGATTAGCCCCCAACATTCAGAAACTTAAATATAAGTAGAGTTGCAATAATACATATAGGAATCCGAGCAACAGCAAAATCAGCAGACCAATGATGGACGGAATCAGATAAAGGGCACGAGCCCCTTTTTCCAGGTTTATCATAGAAAAAATGAAAGCAGAAACACCAATTAAATAAGGGATAAGGTATCCAATGCCTAGATAAAGTAAAATACCCCCACTTGAGCCGATAGAGTATTCAACAGCTGTGTCTGCTAAAATCAGTAGAATGGTAGAAAATCCGGTTATTAGTAAAAAAATTCGTATGTAATGGTGAATGGTTAACATCCTTTCTTTTATCCAACTGCCTTATGTTTGATCATTTTTACGCTATGATTTTTCTGGTCTTTGAAGTTAAGAATCTTACTTTATGATTTATCATTTGGAGACTGATGTCAATGTGTGCTGTAAATATTATTAAGGCACTGGCGATGCACGACTTTGCCAATCCACAGGGCTTAATTTAGTGATGTCATCAGCATTATCCCAGCCAGGGATCAATGCTTTTTTTATGAGGAATTCACTCCAAACGTGACCAATCTATTTCCATTTGCGTCTAAGTGTAGGAGAGAAAGGGGGAACAGTTTTGGACCAACAAGAATTAAATGAATGGTTTACACAATACGGAGAATCGATCCTCACATACATACTTTTGATGGTACGTGATTATCAACAGGCAGAGGATTTAACACAGGAGACCTTTCTGAAAGCCTATAGAAGCAAACAGCAATTCAAACAAAATTCATCTGTGAAAACATGGCTGTTTTCCATTGCGCATAATGTGACGATCGATCACTTTCGGAAGAAGCACCCGCTGAAACACTACCTGGACCTCACAATGGAGGAGAAAGACGGCATGCCTTTACCTGAACAAATCGTCGAGATGAATGAAGAATCGGAAGAATTATACAGAGCGATTCAACAATTAAAACCAACGTACAAACATGTCATTATCCTAAGAAAGTTGAAAGAATTTTCAACAGCAGAAACAGCCCATGTGTTGAACTGGTCAGAAAGTAAAGTGAAAATGACGCTAAGAAGAGCGCTGGTTGAGCTGGAGAAGGTTTTGACGAGGGGAGGGGTCATCAATGAAATCAACAGATCCATTTAAAGAGTTGGAAGAACAGCTAAAGGTAAGAGACAGATCAAAAGAACAGCTTCGAAGTAAAATGATGCAGAGCACAAATGAAAGGAAGAAGAGCTCTTTTAAAAAGTATGGATGGATTGCGGCAGCGTGTATGCTCTTTCTTGTCATATCTCCGTTCTACTCAACGACCATGGCAAGTATTGTGGCGAAAGTATTACCAATCACGATCACTCCACAGATTTCAGACGGAGAACCCAATCCCAATTTGACTTCGGACCTTTTTAAACTAGTCGAAAAGGAAGGATACAGAGTAGGTTCAGTTGGAACAACACCGTCTCCCTTCACCATTGAAGTGTCACTCGTGTTGGGGGATTCCACATTAAAACAAGCCAAAGAAGATCTTGAAGCCAAGATCACCAGTTATTTATATGAAAATGGATATGACGATTACGAATTAAAGATATCCGAAGCACCTGAAATTCCCACTCATGAGGGAAGTGATGGCTTAAACAAGGAATATGATCAAGTCCGAGAAATCGTGAAGGAAATATTCGCTTCCTATGGATATGCCGAAGAAGCTGAGTATGAGTTAGCAGGTATGAAGGGGACCGGCGCTTCAGCGATCGTCACCATTGATATGCCGGACCATATTGATGAATCAAAGGAAATCATTGCAGACATTGAAAAAGAAATAGAACGACAGGATCTAGATGTGAAAGAGGTTGAGGTGAATACTTTCAATTTACAGCATCGTCTGCAGGATAATCGTTGGTCCATGATCTCTTCTGATATTTATGATGCCATGGTAGGGAAATCGACATATAAATTGGCTGGGCTATCGTACCAGGTGAAGGATGGACACTCTTATGTTTGGATAAAAACAGATCTGGATAAACCACTTCCTCAAGAGCAGATTGCAGAAATCAAAAAAGCGATACAGGACTATATGGCTTTACCTGAAACGAAAGAGCAAATTCGTGATGATGAGTATACGATTGAATTTTTGTTGAAGAATGGGAAGTCGTTTGTGGAGATAACGAATTAAATGGTTGTTTCAAACTTAGTAAGCTGTCGGGAAAGTTACGGCAGCTTTTATCTATATATGGTAAAATATAACTATTGAGTTTCAGGGGGAGAGGGGAGTGGAAGGTGCCTGCAACCTACACTGCTCAAACAAGGATGTGAAAATATGTTTGTAGCTCAAATAATATTCATTTCAATAGGAATATTCACTATTATTATGGGGTTGTTGGTATGGAAAAAACGTTGCTACAAATTGATGGCAGGATATGTGGAAGGCAGCATCAAGAATGAAGCTGCGTTTGGAAAAGTGAATGGAATTTTCGTTATGGTCATGGGGATATGGACCATTGTTTTTAGTTTCTTTATGGATGTGATGAGTGTATGGGTGTTTATTGGTCTACTAATGATAATAGTTATTGCTCAAATTTTATTGAATAGTAAGATTGCTAAAAAATGAAGTTATCGCTGAATGAAACGAAAAGTATTTTTTGTTTCATTTTGTGATAAAATATAGATGAAGGAGGGGTTTATGATGATTATTGAAGAAGGTAAAATAAATTCTGCTGCCTTGATTTTAGATAACATCGATTATGAAAAAGACCCTGCATTTGTGTTTCTCATGTTAGCGCATGCCACTGAAATGAAACATCATCGTTCTGTACGGAAAATACTACACACTGAAGATACAGTCTTTAAACAGAAAATAAATTCTCATGATGAATATAAAAAGTTGATCGTGTCACTGTCAGAAGTATTGAGGGATACAGCGATGCATCCTGTGGAGAATTTGGCTGTCACAAAATACTTTCTAGACTCCCTGTTCTTACTTATCTCAGACAAGGGATCTTTGAAATATGATTACCAGCACGACTATCTTTATTCTTCCAGTTTGATCTGCAATGGCTTGAAAATTTCTAAGGCTACTCTAAGTCGCTATGTAAATCTTGGTTTAGAGGTGGTTGAGACAAATAAACATAATCGATATCCTGCTCATGTAACATTTTATTGGAAGGACAGCTTGTGGTCATCACGCATACAAGCCATATTTCAGGCATTTAAGATCCGTAACCGTACCCGGTTGGATATCATAAAAGAGTTGGAAGAAGAAAATCGTACGTATGAAAAGAGCCACGGGAATAAATCTTTCTATGAAGTCTACGCCCAAGTTAAGAATCCAGATGAATTAGAAGATCCCGAGAAATATTATGACTGGAAAGACATAATGGACGAGTTAGAGGAACTTACAAATGAAGATCAATAAGACTGATCGGATTCAACATATTCAACGACTCTTCGAATCAAATCCGGATGTATTTGATTTTAATAAACCTGAGGTACTTGAAATTAGTGCAAAAGGTTCTAAAAGAGTGACGGCTGTTCTTCCCTTATTGCATCATAACGTGTATGGTGAAACAGTCCTTTTTATAAATGAAAAAATCGAAAATGAAGACTTAAAGGAGTTTAGATATGGCTGGGAGCTTTCCCAACGTCAACGCAAGTTGGGTGTTTCATCACGATTTCTTACAGCGTTTGATAAACAACATAAACCAGAACCGCCTTATAACAATATTAGTACTGATCCATATCACCATCATTATGAAATAGGCAATAAGGTTCTGCGTACTGAAACTTTTGTTCAGTCTTTAGAGGATGTTATTACTATTTTAAGAGATTATATTATAAGTGGAGACCCTTACCACAGTAATCATAGATTCATATAATCGCCCCTAAACTAGAGAGGTTTTTTCTTTCCACGAATATCCCCCCACTAAAAACACCATTGCTATCAAAAAATAATTAGTGTACGATAAAAAGAAAATTTTAACGAACGAATCATAGTGGAAAGTATAGAAGGGACACCAACAAAGCGAACGGAATGATTTTTTCATAATAAGCAGATTCGTTTTGGCAGGGGTCTCTTTTGGTTTAAGGAGGATGCCAACATGACACACTACATAAATGAATTTATAGACTTCTTCTGGAAGCATGACATCTATTTCCGAATTGTGGTGAGTGCGGTGTTGGGGTTCATCATCGGATGGGATCGGTCATCGAAGAATAAGCCGGCCGGTTTGAAAACCTATACGTATGTTTCGGTGGCATGTACGTTGATTACGATTGTTTCGATTGAAGGGGCCAATATGCTCAGTGAACCGGATAGTGGGAAGATGATGGATCCACTCCGTCTCGCTGCCCAGATCGTATCGGGGCTCGGTTTCTTGGGTGCAGGTGTGATCCTGAAAGATGGACTGCGGGTGAAAGGGCTCACGTCGGCTGCAATGATTTTCTACGTCGGGGGTATCGGAATCGGCATCGGGGCAGGGTTTTATTCGATTGTCATCTTCGCCACACTTGTCACCTTCATCATGACGAGGATCGGTAACTTCTTTGAAGAACGGGAGATTAAGGCGATGAGTCTGCCGAAGCTGCGGAAGAAAAGCGATGAGAAAGACGACTAAATGCAAGGTGGGAACGGATGATCCGTTCCCGCTTTTTATTTTGTGCCAAGAATTTCATTGCCAACTTTTAGTTAATGTTGTATTATTGTGAATAATCAGACATATATATTAGACAGGTTTTAGTCTAAGGGTAGAGATGCGGAGAATCCCTGTGACCAATAAAATGCATGCCACATTTTTGTGCTGCAGTTTATTGTTCATGGGTTTTTTTATGAAAAAAAAGGGGAGGAAATGACATGAAGATCAGGCTTTTATCATTCGTTTTAGTGTTGATGGTTGTGTTTGCCGGATGCAGCAGCAGTGATACCGCTGGAGGTGAAACGACTGAAATTGATTTTTGGTTCCCGGTAGCGGTTGGCGGTGATGTAGCGAAGATCGTGGATGGGTTTGTGGCGGATTTCGAGAAAGAGAATCCCGACATCAAGGTGAATGCGAAATACGGAGGCAGTTATGCCGAGACGATGACCCAGGTGATGGCATCGGCCCAGGCAGGAAATTCGCCTGAGCTTGCCGTATTATTCTCCATCGACCTTTTTACATTGCTTGAGAATGACCTGATTGAGGAATTGACGCCGATGTTCGATGAAAAGTATCTGGATGATTTCTATGATGGATTCATGGCGAACTCTTCCATCGGGGATAAAGTGTACAGCTTGCCGTTCCAGCGCAGTACGATCGTCCTTTACTACAATAAGGATGCATTCAAGGAAGCCGGGCTTGATCCGGAAGCTCCACCAGAAAACTGGGATCAGCTTGTGGAATATGGGAAGAAGCTGACGAAGAATGGTGGAAAGGATCAGTGGGGTCTTGAGATTCCGAGTACCGGCTATCAGTACTGGATGTTCCAGGCGCTGGCTCTTCAGACAGAAAAGAATATCATGTCCCAGGATGGAAAAGAAGTGTATTTCAATGCACCATATGCAAAAGAAGCAATGGATTTCTGGTTATCCCTTGGAAAGGAACATAAAATCATGCCGGAGGGTGTCATTGAATGGGCGACGGTCCCTTCTGACTTCCTGAGTGGAAAAACGGCGATGATGTACCATACGACAGGTAACCTGACAAATGTGAAGAACAATGCGGACTTTGATTTCGGTGTCTCGTTCCTGCCGGCGAACGAGCAATATGGTTCCCCTACAGGAGGCGGGAATATCTACTTGTTCAAAGGCCTGCCAAAAGCAAACAAGGAAGCAGCCGTCAAGTTCATGAAATTCCTGACTGAACCGGAGCGTGTGGCTCAGTGGTCCATCGATACAGGATATGTCGCCACCACCGAATCGGCTTACGAGACAGACGTGTTGAAGAAGTATGTAGAGGAATTCCCTCCTGCACTGGTTGCCCGTGAGCAATTGGAATATGCAGAAAGTGAACTCGCAACCTATCAAAATGGTGAAGTACAGAAAATTTTCAATGATAACATTCAATCGATCTTAACGGGTCAAAGCCCTGTGGATGAAGGATTGGATAACGCACAGAAGAAAGCAGAAGACGTGTTGGAGCCATTTCAGTAAACGGCAACAGGTGAAGCATTGAAAGAAGTGGAGCTCAAGTGGACAGTGTGCTGCCCTTGGGCTCCTTTCACAAGAAAGGTGGGACTGATCGATGACAACGAAACATAGAAAATTCAGTTCCCGGGCAAGGAATAATCTGTTCGCCTACGGGTTGCTGTTACCTTCATTTATCTTTTTAACCTTGTTTACGTTTTATCCGACGCTGAAGTCGATTCAGTTAAGCTTCTACAGCGGTCCGATGACGAGGCTGCAATTTTCCGGATTGGAACAGTATAAGGAAGTCTTCGGAGATGAAATTTTCAGGAAGGTCATCTTGAATAACATCCTCTTCATGATCGGGACAGTACCTACGAGTCTGTTCCTGGCGATGTATCTTGCCATCTGGTTGAATAAGAAAATGGCAGGAAGCGCCTTGCTCCGTACGTCCTTTTTTTACCCGACCATTGTTCCGCTCATCGCGGTAGCGAATATTTGGCTTTTCATTTACACGCCTCAGTATGGATTGCTTGATAACTTTCTCCATACGTTCGGCCGCGGGGATACAAGCTGGTTGGGGGACCCGAGTACCGTCATGGTTGCGATGATTGTCATGATCATCTGGAAAGATGCGGGTTTCTTTATGATCTTCTATCTGGCAGGTTTGCAGAATTTGCCGAGTGACGTGTATGAAGCGGCTGAGATGGAAGGGGCAAAACCGTTCCAGATGTTCCGTCATATCACGTTTCCTCTGCTGATGCCGACGACGCTGTTCGTCATGATCGTGGCGATCACGAATTCATTCAAAAATGTCGACCACCTGTACATAATGACCAAAGGTGGACCGGATAATGCCAGTAATCTATTACTCTACCATATTTACGAAGCGGCGTTTACGAACTGGGATCTTGGTAAAGCCGCGGTGCTGACCGTGATCCTGATTGTCATCATGCTCGGTATCACTGCCTTTAACTATTTATATCTTGATCGGAAAATCCATTATTAGGAGGGGAAGCGACGATGAAAAAACTGAACTATGGCATCATTATTGTTCTAGGGATTCTTTCATTCATCCCCCTGCTTTGGGTGGTCGTCACTTCTTTCTCTCCGGGGAATCAAGTGATTAATGGAGGCTTTCCGTTTTGGGTCACAAATCCGACGTTTGAAAACTACATCCAGGCATGGGAGACGGCACCATTTCTGCAATACTATTTCAATACGTTCGTGATTGTGTTTGGCGTGTTGATCGTCCAGATCGTCACGGTGACCCTTGCTGCTTATGCGTTTGCACGGGTGAACTTCACAGGAAAGAATGTCTTGTTCATCCTGTTCCTGCTGCAGCTCATGATTCAGCCTGAAATCCTGCTGTTCCCAAACTACCAGGTCATCAGCCAGCTGGGACTCGTCAATACCAAGCTTGCCGTCATGATGCCGTATTGGGCTTCGGCGTTCGGGGTCTTCCTGATGCGCCAGACGTTCAAGCAGGTTCCATTTGATCTTGATGAAGCGGCAAGAATGGACGGATGTAAATGGTATCAAACCCTGTGGCATGTCTATATACCATCGGCGAAACCGACCTATATAGCCTTTGCCCTGGTATCCGTCAGCCACCATTGGAGCAACTTCATGTGGCCTTTGATCATCACGGATTCCGTTGAGTCCCGCCCATTGACCGTCGGGCTTGCATTATTTGCACAATCCTATGAAACAGGCGCCCAGTGGGGGATGGTTGCCGCAGGTACGGTCATGGTCATCATGCCATTGGTCATTGCCTTTTTCCTTTTTCAAAAACAATTCGTATCGAGCTTTATGCACTCAGGAATTAAATAGGAGGGAATCTGATGGACATTCATTTTTTAGGAACGGGGAGTGCGTATCCCGGTTCGGAACGCGACAATACCTCCATCTGCTTCTCGAATGATAAGTATCATGTGCTGGTCGATGTCAGCGGAAACCCTTGCAGGAAACTGAAGCAGCTGCAGATAGATTTAAAGGAACTTGATGCCGTCGTGTTCACCCATTTTCATATTGATCACATTTACGGCTTGCCATCCCTGCTATGGGGGATGTGGCTTGACGATAGGAGGAAGCCTTTAAGGATTCTGTGTGACGAGCGGAATGAGAGGAAGCTTCAGGAATGGCTCGATACTATGGAAGCCGACCAATGGCCGATTGCCTTTCCGATTGAGATCGAGACATTTGATGGTGATCGGGAAACGGAAATTCTGTCTGGAGGGGGAATGACGTTTTCCTGCTTTAAGGCCCTACATTCTGTTCCAACAGTCGGGCTTGAAGTACGATGTGCCGGAAGGGTGCTCGTATATTCGAGCGATTCGGAAATCAACGCACGGATTGGTGAGTATGACCATATAGATGTGTTAATCCATGAAGCAACGTCTGCGAGGAAAGTGGCAGGCAATCACAGCAGTCTTGTTGAAATCGTTGAAAAGTATGATGTGGATAGAATCGGGAAGATTGTTCTTGTCCACCTATCCGACGGCGAACCGTATGAAGAAGAGGTGGAGAAGCTCGGAACATCAAAGGTCATCATCGGCGAAGATTTGATGACACAACACTTGTAAATGAATAGGTACAAGGATAAAGATGAGGAGATTCCTTGGGTATGACGAAAAATCCAATTATTCAATTGGAGAAATCGTCATGCTTAAGGAATTTTTTATTTGTTGGAGGGGGTACAAATGAAGAATTTAAAGGGGTATATTTTCGACTTGGATGGGACCGTGTATCTCGGTAAACAGTTGATAGAGGGAGCAGACACCACCATCAATGCACTTCTCAAGGAAGGAAAAAAGGTGCTGTTTTTGACCAATAAGACCATTGAGTCCCGTCAGCGCTATGTGGAGAAGTTGAACGGATTTAATATTCAGGCCAACCTTGAGAACATTTTGAATCCGACGGTTACCCTGATTGACTATTTAAAGGAACATCATCCCCAAGCGACGTTGTATGTGATTGGGGAGCAGCCCATCAAGGATGAGCTGACACTTGCGGGATTCCGGGAAGGAATGACACCTGCCGAGGTGGATATCGTCGTGCTTTCATGGGACCGGGATTTTCATTATGACCATTTGAATTTTGCCTATCAGTCAATCAAGCTCGGTGCGAAGATGATTGCGACCAATCCAGACAAAACCT
The DNA window shown above is from Rossellomorea vietnamensis and carries:
- a CDS encoding mandelate racemase/muconate lactonizing enzyme family protein translates to MIIKKINLYAIRLPLKQPFIISYHTYDDMPSIILEMETDEGIIGYGEAVADEHVTGETWESTFQVLQHTLAPKLIGENPFHIERIHELMDKAIYNAPTAKAAIDIACYDAMGKKVNQPVYQLLGGRYHDEFQLTHVLSITEPDTMADEAASMIEEGFKSFKMKVGTDIDQDIERIRKVRERVGWDVPIRVDVNQGWKNSSQTLKALRHLQELNIDWLEQPVLADDIDGMVRIKARTDIPLMIDEGLKGLRDMREIIQKQAADKVNIKLMKSGGIYPAVKLAHMAEMAGMECQVGSMVESSIASAAGFHVAFSKKVITSVELTGPIKFSKDIGDLHYDVPFIRLSDKAGLGVTVDKAILEELTEFKSIVE
- a CDS encoding GNAT family N-acetyltransferase, producing the protein MDYLFEGFLENKNESYIVRLLSKEDMSQIQQLQELVVDTLTEKKNLQPLTYEELDYILTGNGLMIGAFTETGLIAFRALLIPPIDEEHLGLDVGLGAEELPRVIYQEISNVHPDYRGNRLQQTLAHLIMQEMGELEQKFTYVACTVAPFNIPSLKDKFKQGMEIAALKIKYVDQLRYVFIKRLEGDGGGEEISEIARVPMGDVEGQQALLDEGWRGISMEEDDGGYRVLYVRRQLKG
- a CDS encoding DMT family transporter; the protein is MKYHYLLLLTSLLWGGNFIVGKTLVEHASPGTLTILRWAIAIVCLFPIVWWKEKKLVPPLRSILPLCLMGLTGVALFQALQFMALEKTSATNVGLISTLNMFSIAGISFVFLKEKVNAFQLSSMFLSLFGVLLVLSKGNLEMVFSLEFNEGDLYMLAAVVMWGFYSVCSKWAMKSVTPMMSILYSGIFGLLILLPFNLHDFRVTNVDASFVQSILYTGVISTVVCMVLWNVGVNKLGPSTSGLFLNFNPVFTALLAFVFLGEKMNGLQAVGSAIVLAGCVLFSVLKTKPKLFKEVPSGMLSNEHVKTS
- a CDS encoding Lrp/AsnC family transcriptional regulator translates to MESVVSRVLDQMDLKLLDLLQKDGQLSNLELSKRVNLSAPAVHARIKRLETEGYIKKQVAILNHEKLGFDLLCFVFMSTNEHRTEKLEAVERTLESMEEVLECHCLTGEYDYLLKVACKDRKGLELFIRRLNEMGITKIQTSLALREIKDSTVLPIVED
- a CDS encoding RNA polymerase sigma factor produces the protein MDQQELNEWFTQYGESILTYILLMVRDYQQAEDLTQETFLKAYRSKQQFKQNSSVKTWLFSIAHNVTIDHFRKKHPLKHYLDLTMEEKDGMPLPEQIVEMNEESEELYRAIQQLKPTYKHVIILRKLKEFSTAETAHVLNWSESKVKMTLRRALVELEKVLTRGGVINEINRSI
- a CDS encoding DUF4030 domain-containing protein, with the protein product MKSTDPFKELEEQLKVRDRSKEQLRSKMMQSTNERKKSSFKKYGWIAAACMLFLVISPFYSTTMASIVAKVLPITITPQISDGEPNPNLTSDLFKLVEKEGYRVGSVGTTPSPFTIEVSLVLGDSTLKQAKEDLEAKITSYLYENGYDDYELKISEAPEIPTHEGSDGLNKEYDQVREIVKEIFASYGYAEEAEYELAGMKGTGASAIVTIDMPDHIDESKEIIADIEKEIERQDLDVKEVEVNTFNLQHRLQDNRWSMISSDIYDAMVGKSTYKLAGLSYQVKDGHSYVWIKTDLDKPLPQEQIAEIKKAIQDYMALPETKEQIRDDEYTIEFLLKNGKSFVEITN
- a CDS encoding DUF3784 domain-containing protein; protein product: MFVAQIIFISIGIFTIIMGLLVWKKRCYKLMAGYVEGSIKNEAAFGKVNGIFVMVMGIWTIVFSFFMDVMSVWVFIGLLMIIVIAQILLNSKIAKK
- a CDS encoding toxin-antitoxin system TumE family protein, which codes for MKINKTDRIQHIQRLFESNPDVFDFNKPEVLEISAKGSKRVTAVLPLLHHNVYGETVLFINEKIENEDLKEFRYGWELSQRQRKLGVSSRFLTAFDKQHKPEPPYNNISTDPYHHHYEIGNKVLRTETFVQSLEDVITILRDYIISGDPYHSNHRFI
- a CDS encoding MgtC/SapB family protein, with protein sequence MTHYINEFIDFFWKHDIYFRIVVSAVLGFIIGWDRSSKNKPAGLKTYTYVSVACTLITIVSIEGANMLSEPDSGKMMDPLRLAAQIVSGLGFLGAGVILKDGLRVKGLTSAAMIFYVGGIGIGIGAGFYSIVIFATLVTFIMTRIGNFFEEREIKAMSLPKLRKKSDEKDD
- a CDS encoding ABC transporter substrate-binding protein — translated: MKIRLLSFVLVLMVVFAGCSSSDTAGGETTEIDFWFPVAVGGDVAKIVDGFVADFEKENPDIKVNAKYGGSYAETMTQVMASAQAGNSPELAVLFSIDLFTLLENDLIEELTPMFDEKYLDDFYDGFMANSSIGDKVYSLPFQRSTIVLYYNKDAFKEAGLDPEAPPENWDQLVEYGKKLTKNGGKDQWGLEIPSTGYQYWMFQALALQTEKNIMSQDGKEVYFNAPYAKEAMDFWLSLGKEHKIMPEGVIEWATVPSDFLSGKTAMMYHTTGNLTNVKNNADFDFGVSFLPANEQYGSPTGGGNIYLFKGLPKANKEAAVKFMKFLTEPERVAQWSIDTGYVATTESAYETDVLKKYVEEFPPALVAREQLEYAESELATYQNGEVQKIFNDNIQSILTGQSPVDEGLDNAQKKAEDVLEPFQ